Sequence from the Ostrea edulis chromosome 8, xbOstEdul1.1, whole genome shotgun sequence genome:
AAGCAGTTTACAGTAACCAAACGCCGTGTGATTCGAAAAGTGATAAGTCGACATGGCGAAGAAATCGTTATACAAGAATCTCCATCCCCAACTCTTTCGCGCCAAAGTAGTATGACGGATACTTCAACAGAAGAGGAACAAATAAGAAAACCCTGCTCACCATCGCCGCTTCCTAGCCGAAATATCATTCCTCAATTTATTAGAACTAATGTTGTGCGGGATGTTAGAAATGAAATTCCAGATGGAGGACACAAAGGTTTGCAACAAGGGCCAACGTGTTTAGACCACAACGGAAAATGCATGGCGTCGAACAATTGTGATATAAAAGACATAGGAATTGAAAAAAAGAACGATATTCAAGAAGACACTTCTAAATCAAAAGAAAATGCAAAAGCATCTTGGTTATGTAAACGTTCTCTATCAGATTCAACGCTCAGTAATACACCTTCCCTTGGGAATCAGCAAATTACTTTTCCAGAACGATTGATACACCGAAATGACACAGATCGTAAACGATTCCACGCAGCCTTGCATTCACTGAAGGTTCTACAATCAGATAGCTTTAAGAAGTCTTGCTACTATTTTTCTAATGAACTTTTCCGCCAGTACTCCTTTAGCAGTACATCCTCAGCAAGCAGTAATTCAAATTCTTCTTTAGGaaagatgaaaaaaaatctaactaTGACGCGTTCGCTTCCTATACTCAAGAATAATGTCTATCCTTACAGCAAAAGATCATCCCGATTGGAAAGGATTCGAAGGAATAAACGTTACGCTATAGACATACGATCGCAACAAGAAAGATCGGTACAAGTCACAACGATCACGTCACCGTCCACCTCAAGTCTGAGTAGTCTTGCAACTCCTTCATCAAATTCTTTTCCGTTTAACGAGACAAAAAGATGCAAAGATTCCATCAATGACAGCTGCACTCCAGATAGAATTGCGCATTTATCTTGTAGTCCTCTTCCCAGAAAAACACCGATAGAAGAAATTGACAAATTACCACACAGAGGCAGACGACGAAGTTGGGAACagaacatatcaaaacaaagagCTACAACGATGTATTGGTTAAACAATCAGACAACTGACCATTTTTCAATTGATTCTACAGACTCGGACCCTAACTATTTAGTTGAACAGTCAATTATTGGATCAAAGGAAATGCAAGATTGTAAAAGTATGATTAAAGAAAACATAGTATCCCATCAACAAAGAGACAGTGCATCAAATATCGAAGGTAGAGAGACCACAAGAGTGTCATCACAGAAAGCAGGCCTTCAGAGGCAGTACAGCGAAATGAAAGAAATGGAAACCGATTTTACTACGAACgctaaaaatgaatttaaacaaattcaaaatgaaagtaaTCACCAAAAAGACAGAACTGGAAACGATGGAAATTGTGCAACCAAATCAAATCCCACAATGTTCAAATCGATCGTCATGGTGGCAAGTACTCTGCCGTCAAAAGTTCATGTGCTTACACCGAAGGCAAAAGCTAACAAAAcaacacaagtacatgtagatgaaaTTCTTCAGGAAACGGACTTCCTATCTGTATTTTTAAACTTAAATATCAGAAAACGTAAACGTTATCTTAAAACTAATGTCGAGAGAAGTACAACTAAGGTAGACAACGCTGACATTCCTAACAGAGCTAGAAGTTTTTCCGACGGTGCTATTTATGGACAACATCATGACGATTTAGAGGATGAATATGAAAACTATTGTCGGCAGTCAACAATCGACAGTGGTATAGcggaagaaaaacaaaacaaaattgaagCAATTCGGTTCCAAAGGAATACTAACAGGATATCATTACGACAGAATGGGCATACCAAAGTCCACCGAAGACCATACCAAGGACATATTGATTTAGATCCTAAACTTATAATGAGTGGTAGTAATACCGATTCCCAGAGTGACGAAAATGACCAGAAAAAATCGTTGGAAAGAAGGAGAGTGAATTCACATGGTGGATCTA
This genomic interval carries:
- the LOC125662319 gene encoding uncharacterized protein LOC125662319, yielding MITPEEMAIADVTIDPKLLKYVSLIKWASENSRSKKHQNESNNEQSVKITSFSVKGSGVVSGVIGKKTRFSLTVSDVVGMFHLGIDIKGPKNEVYSEEIISLRQSKEIMIGAYQTQPKQGRFASIDNHVMEYMEDGVGNTYVRWKNLKLLGDSSMVSVIPFNCQCTGEGTFQMTYLPISTGIHTVSIKWQNLHINGSPFKVKIYQPRDITRRAIKDAKDKRIIFESLSLSSIEERPFGLLKIKSEDNVNGRNQGDSEMPGRKSSRSTRIRKQFTVTKRRVIRKVISRHGEEIVIQESPSPTLSRQSSMTDTSTEEEQIRKPCSPSPLPSRNIIPQFIRTNVVRDVRNEIPDGGHKGLQQGPTCLDHNGKCMASNNCDIKDIGIEKKNDIQEDTSKSKENAKASWLCKRSLSDSTLSNTPSLGNQQITFPERLIHRNDTDRKRFHAALHSLKVLQSDSFKKSCYYFSNELFRQYSFSSTSSASSNSNSSLGKMKKNLTMTRSLPILKNNVYPYSKRSSRLERIRRNKRYAIDIRSQQERSVQVTTITSPSTSSLSSLATPSSNSFPFNETKRCKDSINDSCTPDRIAHLSCSPLPRKTPIEEIDKLPHRGRRRSWEQNISKQRATTMYWLNNQTTDHFSIDSTDSDPNYLVEQSIIGSKEMQDCKSMIKENIVSHQQRDSASNIEGRETTRVSSQKAGLQRQYSEMKEMETDFTTNAKNEFKQIQNESNHQKDRTGNDGNCATKSNPTMFKSIVMVASTLPSKVHVLTPKAKANKTTQVHVDEILQETDFLSVFLNLNIRKRKRYLKTNVERSTTKVDNADIPNRARSFSDGAIYGQHHDDLEDEYENYCRQSTIDSGIAEEKQNKIEAIRFQRNTNRISLRQNGHTKVHRRPYQGHIDLDPKLIMSGSNTDSQSDENDQKKSLERRRVNSHGGSTSFSDSEIASFDKRKRRKRRKFGSAVKLSSCVTKFRHARVNGIKSSVESPLKESSLPGNVNENQRTRDCETECIEYKKPCVMSAKSERDTPSSYLSDISIGVDDEGRCRLLHLSENTPVTSSGRRNSIERDVNDVMVNKSPGDISRSSHVCSPKKIFYSSKEMTLSGKQDQRYVSAICHYVGFVKQDKKYTSSMFLQPGNDTYLERTRDQMNVDFGGDIGGIEEQTDEVISNCTAEGVGLTTGQVGMKNNFQIWCHSTENMAVSVTIHGPRPFSVLESSVIYTGDNLYEVIYDVAYPGYYVICVNYGDEAIEKSPFLAKITY